A stretch of Chanodichthys erythropterus isolate Z2021 chromosome 20, ASM2448905v1, whole genome shotgun sequence DNA encodes these proteins:
- the b4galnt1a gene encoding beta-1,4 N-acetylgalactosaminyltransferase 1a isoform X2 translates to MRFTNKKGVLVLLVVLPLTAILFYHWNSNSIMTVDVLQGSDSLKVLLEKRLQNMNRGYDHISYRIKDSMSKVLAVNGCVCEGDKPGINFPFPQLLFPQVSATQLHATVQDSDLQKAKQYRDKEYRSFYKRTYTAADSLILAEANSPLQYPTQGVEVRPKRTILIPGLSLYQERKMDHYSVDLKATMGTFNTAAMVDEVEVKGEGEMHISFMSRSLASLNRQLEFVTYTNTLFHPNKADVVQFNAGNNQATFTIKIRHPPMPKFYIPGPKKEYNVNTLVTIATKTFLRYDKLQDLINSIRQFYPTITIVIADDTKEPKPVTGPYIEHYTMPYGKGWFAGRNLAVSQVTTKYVLWVDDDFIFTSSTKLEKMLDILERTTLDLDFPLHPKSSISLSPFKCCKTT, encoded by the exons ATGCGGTTCACAAACAAGAAAGGAGTGTTGGTTTTGCTGGTGGTCTTGCCGCTCACAGCCATACTCTTTTACCACTGGAACTCAAACTCCATTATGACGGTAGATGTGCTACAGGGATCAGACTCTTTAAAAGTGCTACTGGAGAAAAGGTTACAAAACATGAACCGTGGATATGACCACATCTCTTACCGTATCAAAGATAGCATGTCAAA GGTACTTGCTGTAAATGGGTGTGTTTGTGAAGGTGACAAACCAGGCATTAATTTCCCATTCCCTCAGCTGCTGTTTCCTCAAGTATCAGCTACACAGCTACATGCAACCGTCCAAGATTCAGACCTGCAAAAAGCAAAGCAATACAGAGATAAAGAGTATCGCAGTTTCTATAAGAG GACGTATACTGCTGCAGATTCACTTATCTTAGCAGAAGCCAACAGTCCTCTTCAATATCCTACCCAGGGTGTGGAAGTCAGACCAAAAAGGACCATTCTAATTCCTG GTTTGAGTCTGTACCAAGAACGCAAAATGGACCATTATTCC GTAGATCTGAAGGCTACAATGGGAACATTCAATACGGCAGCGATGGTGGATGAAGTGGAAGTCAAAGGGGAAGGAGAGATGCATATTAGTTTTATGAGCAGATCTCTGGCTTCACTAAACAGGCAGCTTGAGTTTGTTacctacacaaacacactgttCCATCCCAACAAAGCAGATGTAG TACAATTTAATGCAGGTAATAACCAGGCCACCTTCACCATTAAGATCAGACATCCACCAATGCCTAAATTCTATATTCCTGGACCCAAAAAAG AATACAATGTAAACACGCTGGTCACCATTGCCACAAAAACATTTCTCCGCTATGATAAACTTCAGGATTTGATCAACAGCATTCGACAGTTCTACCCCACAATAACTATAGTGATAGCTGATGACACAAAGGAGCCTAAACCTGTAACTGGACCCTACATTGAACATTATACCATGCCCTATGGCAAG GGCTGGTTTGCTGGCCGTAATCTGGCAGTCTCTCAGGTAACAACCAAATACGTGCTTTGGGTGGATGATGACTTTATTTTCACCTCAAGCACCAAATTGGAAAAAATGTTGGATATTTTGGAGAGAACGACTTTGGACCTG GATTTCCCCCTCCACCCTAAAAGCTCCATCAGCCTATCTCCATTCAAGTGCTGCAAGACCACCTAG